The Lysinibacter cavernae genome has a window encoding:
- a CDS encoding PLDc N-terminal domain-containing protein — protein MVRVWVALVVVAVIFTLYALVDAAMADPKRARGVSKPIWIVVIVLLPVVGGALWFTLGRGKLQQRRVLAPDDDPSFIGKTDPDLDERIRDIERELAALDEETFTDPRKTPPSDEVDAGDAAPDGSADPAQAAPANDEPNQSIPTDGSDPEADRPNGSRSADD, from the coding sequence ATGGTTCGTGTGTGGGTAGCTCTTGTTGTAGTTGCCGTTATTTTCACTTTGTATGCACTGGTGGATGCGGCAATGGCTGATCCGAAGCGCGCTCGCGGCGTTTCAAAACCCATTTGGATCGTTGTGATCGTGTTGCTGCCAGTTGTTGGCGGCGCGCTCTGGTTCACCCTCGGTCGTGGCAAGCTGCAACAACGGCGTGTACTCGCACCAGATGACGACCCGAGCTTTATCGGGAAGACCGATCCAGACCTCGACGAGCGCATCCGCGACATCGAGCGGGAGCTTGCTGCCCTCGACGAAGAGACCTTTACCGACCCGCGCAAGACGCCGCCATCCGACGAGGTTGACGCAGGCGACGCTGCTCCCGATGGCTCGGCCGACCCTGCACAGGCTGCGCCTGCAAACGACGAACCGAACCAAAGCATCCCTACTGACGGCTCCGACCCGGAGGCAGACCGACCCAACGGGTCACGCTCAGCAGATGACTAG
- a CDS encoding DUF4229 domain-containing protein codes for MTARKTWIVYTLARLAFFAVPLVILSLIGFQLWVAAIFATLIAFSLSVIFLRNIRDDASETIYDWRNRDRTEDDITEDAILDDSAPSDVAAAAADITDATKDESNTERDNTNDSRADEPNSSRD; via the coding sequence GTGACCGCACGCAAAACCTGGATCGTTTATACCCTCGCCCGCCTGGCATTTTTTGCTGTGCCGCTCGTCATTCTGAGCCTCATCGGGTTCCAGCTGTGGGTCGCCGCAATCTTCGCAACGCTCATCGCGTTCTCACTCTCGGTCATCTTCCTTCGCAACATCCGCGACGACGCCTCAGAGACCATCTACGACTGGCGTAACCGCGACCGCACAGAAGACGACATCACCGAGGACGCCATCCTTGATGATTCAGCTCCAAGCGACGTTGCCGCTGCCGCTGCCGACATCACGGATGCCACGAAAGACGAGTCCAACACAGAGCGCGACAACACAAACGATTCGCGCGCCGATGAGCCCAACTCATCCCGAGACTAG
- a CDS encoding leucyl aminopeptidase — protein sequence MTVVIDPSFDPAPSLSQTVDVTVATGIPATADAVAIAVASEGPVAEAVGFNRESLIAAGFTGSVGSTLNLPQPTGAAKVIVGIGAPDSLTPATLRDATAAFARAAGKHGHLSFDLRGLSGSGIDPAVAGQVVTEGAVLARYRYNALKSEPESAPLESLTIVVDEATNDAAVREGVARGLILSRAGSLARDLANTPPRHLNAVKMGEIATAIGAQTGLEVEVFDRQQLIDLGCGGLLGVNAGSTEEPRMVKLTYRPENGKGHLALVGKGIMYDSGGISLKPSNAMHLAMKMDMSGAAAVLASMSVLKELGASVTVTGYLMCTDNMPSGSATKLGDVLTIRGGTTVEVKNTDAEGRLVMADALVLASETKPDAIIDIATLTGACLVALGPDMAGLLGNNQGFVDQVKAAAETTDETAWQLPLDHRYRDQLKSDVADISNLGGEYAGATTAALFLNEFVDGIPWAHLDIAGTMKVDKDASWRSIGATGFGARLLAELAVGFERP from the coding sequence ATGACAGTTGTAATTGATCCATCCTTTGATCCTGCGCCTTCGCTCAGCCAAACCGTCGACGTTACGGTCGCAACGGGCATCCCCGCAACAGCTGATGCCGTCGCAATCGCCGTAGCGTCTGAGGGCCCGGTCGCAGAGGCCGTTGGATTCAACCGAGAGTCGCTCATCGCCGCCGGCTTTACCGGTTCGGTTGGCAGCACGCTCAATCTGCCGCAGCCGACGGGAGCGGCAAAGGTCATTGTTGGCATCGGGGCGCCCGATTCCCTCACCCCCGCAACGCTGCGCGACGCAACTGCTGCCTTTGCGCGGGCCGCTGGTAAGCACGGGCACCTGTCATTCGATCTTCGCGGACTCTCTGGCTCAGGCATTGACCCCGCCGTTGCCGGTCAGGTTGTCACCGAGGGCGCCGTACTCGCTCGCTACCGCTACAACGCCCTCAAATCTGAGCCGGAAAGCGCTCCGCTCGAATCCCTCACGATTGTGGTCGATGAGGCAACCAACGACGCCGCTGTCCGCGAAGGCGTCGCCCGCGGCCTCATCCTTTCGCGTGCGGGCTCGCTCGCCCGTGACCTCGCCAACACTCCCCCTCGCCACCTGAACGCGGTGAAGATGGGCGAAATTGCGACCGCGATCGGCGCGCAGACCGGCCTTGAGGTTGAGGTTTTTGACCGCCAGCAGCTCATCGATCTTGGATGCGGCGGCTTGCTTGGCGTCAACGCCGGAAGCACCGAAGAGCCACGAATGGTGAAGCTCACGTACCGGCCAGAAAACGGCAAGGGGCACCTCGCGCTTGTTGGCAAGGGCATCATGTACGACTCGGGCGGAATCAGCCTCAAGCCGTCAAACGCCATGCACCTTGCGATGAAGATGGATATGTCGGGTGCCGCAGCAGTGTTGGCTTCAATGTCGGTCCTGAAGGAGCTTGGCGCAAGCGTGACCGTCACCGGATACCTGATGTGCACAGATAACATGCCGTCGGGAAGCGCCACCAAGCTTGGTGACGTGCTCACCATCCGCGGCGGCACAACCGTTGAGGTGAAAAATACCGATGCGGAAGGCCGTCTTGTCATGGCCGACGCCCTCGTGCTTGCGTCAGAGACAAAGCCGGACGCCATCATCGATATCGCCACGCTGACTGGCGCTTGCCTTGTGGCTCTCGGACCAGACATGGCCGGGCTGCTTGGCAACAATCAGGGCTTTGTTGACCAGGTCAAGGCGGCAGCGGAGACCACCGACGAAACCGCGTGGCAGCTTCCGCTCGACCACCGTTATCGAGACCAGCTCAAATCCGATGTTGCCGATATCAGCAACCTCGGCGGCGAGTATGCTGGCGCGACCACGGCAGCCCTGTTCCTCAACGAGTTTGTTGACGGCATCCCGTGGGCCCACCTCGACATCGCCGGAACCATGAAGGTCGACAAGGATGCCTCGTGGCGTTCAATTGGCGCAACCGGATTCGGTGCGCGACTCCTTGCCGAACTCGCGGTTGGATTCGAGCGCCCCTAG
- a CDS encoding LssY C-terminal domain-containing protein, protein MPQTRKRLESAGGVTSAPEKLPAAPSRSFTVTRFFDNAFFIFAGVASVWLAWLVLSEGWSWGWGQIWFYLLFWVVLAYLVLPRLHRILTEIYVPNYFIGRARTSDGLLGDPVNLALTGSGEQIHEVLKAAGWTRADEVTAASSWRIITSTILRRSYDEAPVSPLFLFGHKQDFAYQQEVEGNPARRHHVRFWKCPEGWMLPGGHQADWLAAGTFDRSVGFSLFTLQITHKIDADTDVERDHIVASMMQANGSTKVRVIKDFSTGYHSRNGGGDSITTDGDLPVIDVNLVEVSEPDADAPSDVAELTADTPKSAAIVKRPISTILGAALVFFSALSGFAYATGILLTWDQYRDSLTVLLDDPDLDSTEILNFTVATIVVMSLLGGIFELVFGTLLFRGSSWVRVWLMSVSAFGVVFQAIDFMTGGPSITLSNNLLQVSLYILILVALSSRSARDYARRPRS, encoded by the coding sequence ATGCCACAGACACGCAAACGGTTAGAAAGCGCAGGAGGTGTCACTTCCGCGCCGGAAAAGCTGCCGGCCGCGCCATCAAGATCGTTTACCGTCACGCGTTTCTTTGATAACGCCTTCTTTATTTTTGCCGGGGTGGCCTCTGTCTGGCTTGCCTGGCTTGTCCTCTCCGAGGGCTGGAGCTGGGGCTGGGGCCAGATTTGGTTCTACCTGCTGTTCTGGGTGGTGCTTGCCTACCTGGTGCTGCCTCGGCTGCACCGCATCCTGACCGAGATTTACGTTCCGAACTACTTCATCGGGCGTGCACGGACAAGCGACGGGCTGCTTGGCGATCCCGTAAACCTCGCGCTCACCGGCTCTGGCGAGCAAATTCACGAGGTGCTGAAGGCCGCCGGTTGGACGAGGGCCGACGAGGTCACTGCCGCGAGCAGCTGGCGCATCATCACCTCAACGATTCTTCGCCGCAGTTACGACGAGGCCCCCGTGAGCCCGCTCTTCCTCTTTGGGCATAAGCAAGATTTTGCGTATCAGCAAGAGGTTGAGGGTAATCCGGCCCGACGGCATCACGTGCGCTTCTGGAAATGCCCAGAGGGCTGGATGCTGCCAGGAGGGCATCAGGCGGATTGGCTCGCCGCCGGCACCTTCGACCGCTCGGTTGGGTTTTCGCTCTTTACCCTGCAGATTACACATAAGATCGACGCCGATACCGATGTGGAGCGCGACCACATCGTTGCGAGCATGATGCAGGCCAACGGTTCGACCAAGGTCCGGGTCATCAAGGATTTCTCCACGGGGTATCACTCCAGAAACGGCGGCGGTGACAGCATCACCACTGACGGCGATCTGCCGGTTATCGACGTGAATTTGGTTGAGGTGAGTGAGCCTGACGCCGACGCTCCATCCGACGTCGCCGAACTCACGGCGGATACGCCGAAGAGCGCGGCAATCGTGAAGCGGCCAATCTCCACCATTCTTGGCGCAGCGCTCGTCTTTTTCAGCGCGCTGTCCGGGTTTGCCTACGCAACCGGCATTCTGCTGACCTGGGATCAGTACCGAGACTCGCTCACGGTGTTGCTTGACGACCCAGACCTTGACAGCACCGAGATCCTCAACTTCACGGTTGCGACTATTGTCGTGATGTCGCTACTTGGCGGGATTTTTGAGCTTGTGTTTGGGACGTTGCTCTTTAGGGGGAGCAGCTGGGTCAGGGTCTGGCTCATGTCCGTCAGCGCCTTTGGCGTGGTGTTTCAAGCGATTGACTTCATGACGGGAGGGCCGAGCATCACGCTGAGTAACAACCTCCTGCAGGTCTCGCTGTACATCCTCATCTTGGTTGCCCTCTCGAGCCGGAGCGCGCGGGACTACGCAAGGCGCCCCCGGTCCTGA